A portion of the Thermothelomyces thermophilus ATCC 42464 chromosome 5, complete sequence genome contains these proteins:
- a CDS encoding cytochrome P450-like protein (Cytochrome P450-like protein) produces the protein MALLALMLWAPLAWLAAWTAYSWYCLYCNYQEARTLGVPVRVIPIDHLNKLWLLVDKQVVSLVRRLPGPLGNNSFTRFNYRGWHEDDGLRAHDEMGDAWVLVTPCRNWLYLADPDALMSMYRRGKDFPRWVEITKMLDVFGGPNIATASGDEWRRIRRIANSAMNERCNAVVWDESAALGEAMARYWASKGVFTSVGEDSRTVTLHVLAKACFGQSFPFEGHDERAPTSASARFRFSLLTVMENALLILALTPRFFTCPWLPLPPAWRRLGAACEEFKRHMASFYRRELRALREEEGEGEGEGEEENGEKKKTKRDYTLIGALVRESRGRLGKSIDESNQDWEKQLQKDENSKKEEGEEESWEEESWEEGAGHYGIGTGKATGKIGGGGGGGGGMTEDEIYGNMFVFSFAGHDTTAHLLTYAVFFLAANPSVQSWVAAEIRRVLGTRPRSEWSYHGDFPRLRRCLAVLYETLRVKTPVCEVKWTAGRAQQLPLGVGGGGGGGGGMGVGVGGPRSITVPPRTLVVPSYLYVQKHARYWGPDAAEWRPERWIARRDQVLTADGQLTCHAGNDNTRFNNAAVADAGAGAGDGDGDEILLPPPSRGNFLGWSEGARDCPGKRFSHVEWVAFLAALFRDWKVEPQLRDGETFAEARTRLLDFVEADTGYGGLLLQLLHPERVPLVWKPREP, from the exons aTGGCTCTCCTCGCGTTGATGCTCTGGGCTCCGCTGGCGTGGCTGGCGGCCTGGACGGCTTACTCGTGGTATTGTCTGTACTGCAACTACCAGGAGGCCCGCACGCTCGGCGTCCCCGTCCGCGTCATCCCGATCGACCACCTCAACAAGCTGTGGCTCCTGGTGGACAAGCAGGTCGTGTCCCTGGTCCGGCGGCTGCCCGGCCCGCTGGGCAACAACAGCTTCACCCGTTTCAACTACCGCGGCTGGCACGAGGATGATGGGCTGCGGGCCCACGACGAGATGGGCGACGCCTGGGTGCTGGTCACCCCGTGCCGGAACTGGCTGTACCTGGCCGATCCGGATGCCCTGATGAGCATGTACCGCCGGGGCAAGGATTTTCCTCGCTGGGTCGAGATTACGA AGATGCTGGATGTCTTTGGAGGGCCCAATATCGCAACG GCCTCGGGAGACGAGTGGCGGCGGATCCGCAGGATCGCCAACTCGGCCATGAACGAGCGGTGCAACGCGGTGGTGTGGGACGAGTCGGCGGCGCTGGGCGAGGCCATGGCGCGGTACTGGGCGTCCAAGGGGGTCTTCACGAGCGTGGGCGAGGACTCGCGCACCGTGACGCTGCACGTGCTGGCCAAGGCCTGCTTCGGCCAGTCCTTCCCCTTCGAGGGCCACGACGAGCGCGCCCCGACCAGCGCGTCCGCCCGCTTCCGCTTCTCCCTGCTCACCGTGATGGAGAACGCGCTGCTGATCCTGGCCCTGACCCCGCGCTTCTTCACCTGCCCCTGGCTGCCCCTGCCGCCCGCCTGGCGCCGCCTCGGCGCCGCCTGCGAGGAGTTCAAGAGGCACATGGCCTCCTTCTATCGCCGGGAGCTCCGCGCGctgagggaggaggagggggagggggagggggagggggaggaggagaacggggagaagaagaagacgaagcGGGACTACACCCTCATCGGTGCCCTCGTCCGCGAGTCACGGGGACGCTTGGGGAAGAGCATAGATGAGTCAAATCAGGACTGGGAGAAGCAGCTACAAAAGGATGAGAACAGCAAGAaagaggaaggggaggaggagagttgggaggaggagagttGGGAGGAGGGGGCTGGCCATTACGGCATCGGCACCGGCAAGGCCACCGGCAagatcggcggcggcggtggcggtggcggcggcatgACCGAGGACGAGATCTACGGCAACATGTTCGTCTTCAGCTTCGCGGGCCACGACACGACGGCGCACCTGCTCACCTACGCCGTCTTCTTCCTGGCCGCCAACCCGTCGGTCCAGTCCTGGGTGGCCGCCGAGATCCGCCGCGTGCTCGGCACCCGCCCCCGCTCCGAGTGGTCCTACCACGGCGACTTCCCGCGCCTCCGCCGCTGCCTCGCCGTCCTCTACGAGACCCTGCGCGTCAAGACGCCCGTGTGCGAGGTCAAGTGGACGGCCGGCCGCGCCCAGCAGCTGcccctcggcgtcggcggcggcggcggcggcggcggcggcatgggGGTGGGGGTGGGCGGTCCGAGGAGCATCACGGTACCGCCCAGAACCCTCGTCGTGCCCAGCTACCTGTACGTGCAGAAGCACGCCCGCTACTGGGGGCCCGACGCCGCCGAGTGGCGGCCCGAGCGGTGGATCGCCCGGCGCGACCAGGTGCTCACGGCGGACGGCCAGCTGACGTGCCACGCGGGGAATGATAATACCCGGTTCAAcaacgccgccgtcgccgatgctggtgctggtgctggcgacggagacggcgacgagatcctgctgccgccgccgtcgcgggGCAACTTCCTGGGCTGGTCCGAGGGCGCGCGCGACTGCCCCGGCAAGCGCTTCTCGCACGTCGAGTGGGTGGCCTTCCTGGCCGCCCTGTTCCGGGACTGGAAGGTCGAGCCGCAGCTGCGCGACGGCGAGACGTTTGCCGAGGCCCGCACCCGCCTCCTCGACTTTGTCGAGGCCGACACGGGCTACGGCGGCCTGCTGCTCCAGCTCTTGCACCCGGAGCGCGTGCCCCTCGTCTGGAAGCCCAGGGAACCCTGA